One genomic segment of Sebastes fasciatus isolate fSebFas1 chromosome 17, fSebFas1.pri, whole genome shotgun sequence includes these proteins:
- the LOC141754015 gene encoding uncharacterized protein LOC141754015 isoform X1, with translation MARADSRLVTWQVLLIISMILIIIPLSAHGRHSLARRHHHHNQSSVNKEALNARMVLSEDSAERDHLIGAGLGLGAKLPLSSAKHHRSHKHAHLDVVEEDLPVGEELTAGGAGPDQPGNPMSDDVITVEFHSPAPDVVPSDAALDWAKAPKAQKQKAGEPTAWTLSDFYDYLSPDDDLSAVDATAEPEPTPSPPPEMEDENPLLAGSSAPPDTVRLNVDSGPSLPATPMPGPDKGDGLGLGGAMGADGCRLGFVRSGPGVCVSQCDIEPNFCFNGGVCTVVAGMGAFCRCNVQDYIWNKGTRCDWAVTEFQVLCAVVGVSSVVLILLFMIIVFFAKRLHRLKNENKRLRKRRCVAVTGSKYRPQSSEPQTDGLSVSTTADGSQPNVRKLCDTPPIAPQAHTQNLAYYDNIICQDDPQKQEDPAKTPQAKEEGSMNILNSHSPKHENNRPTSVVHDQGHTPNNTEENAEDGVTIGLEVLLPKEAKLHSETDPPLQYDVFLYKVANNGDSASLGQAPPTHSANSYSSSHPMPKSPKTPKTPKSLKVPKSPKSPKSPKSPKSPKHTKEHPPSNPSPLSGRHSSPCRHPSPDRHPSPSRHSAPGCYSSPTCHPSSHHSPSRYKCKPASSSPPHLRRPRGRSQAPDSERSGTGREYQSGYLRPSPSSPHLTEPPPSPSRVKCSPVSTRSLPPLS, from the exons GGAGGCATTCACTGGCCAGGCGCCATCATCACCACAACCAGTCATCTGTCAACAAGGAGGCCTTGAACGCCAGGATGGTGCTCAGCGAGGACTCGGCAGAGAGGGACCACCTGATCGGAGCAGGGCTCGGGCTCGGGGCTAAACTCCCACTCAGCTCCGCCAAACATCACCGCTCTCATAAACATGCACACCTAGATGTAGTAGAGGAGGACCTACCTGTGGGAGAGGAGCTCACCGCTGGCGGGGCGGGTCCAGACCAGCCTGGGAACCCCATGTCCGACGACGTCATCACCGTGGAGTTTCACAGCCCTGCGCCGGATGTTGTGCCCTCTGATGCTGCTCTGGATTGGGCAAAAGCCCCCAAAGCCCAGAAGCAAAAAGCGGGAGAACCCACTGCATGGACGCTTTCTGACTTTTACGACTACCTGTCCCCTGATGATGACCTTTCGGCGGTAGATGCGACCGCAGAACCCGAGCCCACGCCTTCACCCCCGCCTGAAATGGAGGACGAGAATCCGCTCCTGGCTGGttcttctgctcctcctgaCACCGTGAGGCTTAACGTGGATAGCGGGCCCTCCTTACCAGCTACTCCCATGCCAGGGCCGGACAAGGGTGATGGGTTAGGCTTAGGTGGCGCCATGGGGGCCGACGGCTGCAGGCTGGGCTTTGTGCGCTCTGGACCTGGggtctgtgtgtctcagtgtgacATCGAACCCAATTTCTGCTTCAATGGAGGCGTGTGCACCGTAGTAGCGGGAATGGGAGCCTTCTGCAg GTGCAATGTGCAGGACTACATCTGGAACAAAGGCACGCGCTGTGATTGGGCCGTCACAGAGTTCCAGGTGTTGTGTGCGGTGGTGGGCGTGTCCTCCGTGGtgctcatcctcctcttcatgaTTATCGTATTCTTTGCCAAGAGGCTGCACCGCCTCAAGAATGAGAACAAGCGCCTCCGCAAACGCAGGTGCGTGGCTGTGACCGGGAG TAAGTATCGCCCACAGAGCAGCGAGCCACAGACGGACGGCCTCTCTGTTTCCACAACAGCTGATGGCTCGCAGCCAAACGTAAGGAAACTCTGCGACACCCCTCCGATCGCTCCCCAAGCTCACACTCAAAACCTGGCGTATTATGACAACATTATCTGTCAG GATGATCCACAGAAGCAGGAGGACCCAGCAAAGACCCCACAAGCCAAGGAAGAAGGGTCAATGAACATCCTCAACTCTCACTCCCCCAAACACGAGAACAACCGTCCAACCTCTGTGGTCCACGACCAGGGCCACACCCCTAACAACACGGAGGAAAACGCCGAG GATGGAGTCACTATTGGCCTGGAAGTGCTTCTCCCCAAAGAGGCCAAGCTCCACTCAGAGACCGACCCGCCCCTTCAGTATGACGTCTTCCTCTACAAGGTTGCCAACAATGGAGACTCCGCATCTCTCGGCCAAGCCCCACCCACTCACAGCGCCAACTCTTACTCCTCCTCTCACCCCATGCCTAAATCACCCAAAACGCCCAAGACGCCCAAGTCGCTCAAGGTGCCTAAGTCACCCAAATCACCCAAATCACCCAAATCACCCAAATCACCCAAGCACACCAAGGAACACCCACCCAGTAACCCCTCACCCTTGTCCGGGAGGCACTCCTCGCCTTGCCGTCACCCGTCACCCGATCGCCACCCATCACCCAGTCGTCACTCTGCACCAGGTTGCTATTCTTCCCCCACCTGCCATCCGTCCTCCCATCACTCTCCCTCCCGGTACAAATGCAAGCCCGCCTCCTCCAGCCCGCCTCACTTACGCAGGCCCAGAGGTCGGTCGCAAGCTCCCGACTCAGAGCGCTCTGGGACTGGGAGAGAGTACCAGAGTGGATACCTTCGTCCATCCCCGTCCTCCCCTCACCtcaccgagcctcctccatcaccatccaGGGTGAAGTGCAGCCCGGTCAGCACCCGATCTCTGCCACCACTCTCCTGA
- the LOC141754015 gene encoding uncharacterized protein LOC141754015 isoform X3, translating into MARADSRLVTWQVLLIISMILIIIPLSAHGRHSLARRHHHHNQSSVNKEALNARMVLSEDSAERDHLIGAGLGLGAKLPLSSAKHHRSHKHAHLDVVEEDLPVGEELTAGGAGPDQPGNPMSDDVITVEFHSPAPDVVPSDAALDWAKAPKAQKQKAGEPTAWTLSDFYDYLSPDDDLSAVDATAEPEPTPSPPPEMEDENPLLAGSSAPPDTVRLNVDSGPSLPATPMPGPDKGDGLGLGGAMGADGCRLGFVRSGPGVCVSQCDIEPNFCFNGGVCTVVAGMGAFCRCNVQDYIWNKGTRCDWAVTEFQVLCAVVGVSSVVLILLFMIIVFFAKRLHRLKNENKRLRKRRCVAVTGSKYRPQSSEPQTDGLSVSTTADGSQPNDDPQKQEDPAKTPQAKEEGSMNILNSHSPKHENNRPTSVVHDQGHTPNNTEENAEDGVTIGLEVLLPKEAKLHSETDPPLQYDVFLYKVANNGDSASLGQAPPTHSANSYSSSHPMPKSPKTPKTPKSLKVPKSPKSPKSPKSPKSPKHTKEHPPSNPSPLSGRHSSPCRHPSPDRHPSPSRHSAPGCYSSPTCHPSSHHSPSRYKCKPASSSPPHLRRPRGRSQAPDSERSGTGREYQSGYLRPSPSSPHLTEPPPSPSRVKCSPVSTRSLPPLS; encoded by the exons GGAGGCATTCACTGGCCAGGCGCCATCATCACCACAACCAGTCATCTGTCAACAAGGAGGCCTTGAACGCCAGGATGGTGCTCAGCGAGGACTCGGCAGAGAGGGACCACCTGATCGGAGCAGGGCTCGGGCTCGGGGCTAAACTCCCACTCAGCTCCGCCAAACATCACCGCTCTCATAAACATGCACACCTAGATGTAGTAGAGGAGGACCTACCTGTGGGAGAGGAGCTCACCGCTGGCGGGGCGGGTCCAGACCAGCCTGGGAACCCCATGTCCGACGACGTCATCACCGTGGAGTTTCACAGCCCTGCGCCGGATGTTGTGCCCTCTGATGCTGCTCTGGATTGGGCAAAAGCCCCCAAAGCCCAGAAGCAAAAAGCGGGAGAACCCACTGCATGGACGCTTTCTGACTTTTACGACTACCTGTCCCCTGATGATGACCTTTCGGCGGTAGATGCGACCGCAGAACCCGAGCCCACGCCTTCACCCCCGCCTGAAATGGAGGACGAGAATCCGCTCCTGGCTGGttcttctgctcctcctgaCACCGTGAGGCTTAACGTGGATAGCGGGCCCTCCTTACCAGCTACTCCCATGCCAGGGCCGGACAAGGGTGATGGGTTAGGCTTAGGTGGCGCCATGGGGGCCGACGGCTGCAGGCTGGGCTTTGTGCGCTCTGGACCTGGggtctgtgtgtctcagtgtgacATCGAACCCAATTTCTGCTTCAATGGAGGCGTGTGCACCGTAGTAGCGGGAATGGGAGCCTTCTGCAg GTGCAATGTGCAGGACTACATCTGGAACAAAGGCACGCGCTGTGATTGGGCCGTCACAGAGTTCCAGGTGTTGTGTGCGGTGGTGGGCGTGTCCTCCGTGGtgctcatcctcctcttcatgaTTATCGTATTCTTTGCCAAGAGGCTGCACCGCCTCAAGAATGAGAACAAGCGCCTCCGCAAACGCAGGTGCGTGGCTGTGACCGGGAG TAAGTATCGCCCACAGAGCAGCGAGCCACAGACGGACGGCCTCTCTGTTTCCACAACAGCTGATGGCTCGCAGCCAAAC GATGATCCACAGAAGCAGGAGGACCCAGCAAAGACCCCACAAGCCAAGGAAGAAGGGTCAATGAACATCCTCAACTCTCACTCCCCCAAACACGAGAACAACCGTCCAACCTCTGTGGTCCACGACCAGGGCCACACCCCTAACAACACGGAGGAAAACGCCGAG GATGGAGTCACTATTGGCCTGGAAGTGCTTCTCCCCAAAGAGGCCAAGCTCCACTCAGAGACCGACCCGCCCCTTCAGTATGACGTCTTCCTCTACAAGGTTGCCAACAATGGAGACTCCGCATCTCTCGGCCAAGCCCCACCCACTCACAGCGCCAACTCTTACTCCTCCTCTCACCCCATGCCTAAATCACCCAAAACGCCCAAGACGCCCAAGTCGCTCAAGGTGCCTAAGTCACCCAAATCACCCAAATCACCCAAATCACCCAAATCACCCAAGCACACCAAGGAACACCCACCCAGTAACCCCTCACCCTTGTCCGGGAGGCACTCCTCGCCTTGCCGTCACCCGTCACCCGATCGCCACCCATCACCCAGTCGTCACTCTGCACCAGGTTGCTATTCTTCCCCCACCTGCCATCCGTCCTCCCATCACTCTCCCTCCCGGTACAAATGCAAGCCCGCCTCCTCCAGCCCGCCTCACTTACGCAGGCCCAGAGGTCGGTCGCAAGCTCCCGACTCAGAGCGCTCTGGGACTGGGAGAGAGTACCAGAGTGGATACCTTCGTCCATCCCCGTCCTCCCCTCACCtcaccgagcctcctccatcaccatccaGGGTGAAGTGCAGCCCGGTCAGCACCCGATCTCTGCCACCACTCTCCTGA
- the LOC141754015 gene encoding uncharacterized protein LOC141754015 isoform X4 yields the protein MARADSRLVTWQVLLIISMILIIIPLSAHGRHSLARRHHHHNQSSVNKEALNARMVLSEDSAERDHLIGAGLGLGAKLPLSSAKHHRSHKHAHLDVVEEDLPVGEELTAGGAGPDQPGNPMSDDVITVEFHSPAPDVVPSDAALDWAKAPKAQKQKAGEPTAWTLSDFYDYLSPDDDLSAVDATAEPEPTPSPPPEMEDENPLLAGSSAPPDTVRLNVDSGPSLPATPMPGPDKGDGLGLGGAMGADGCRLGFVRSGPGVCVSQCDIEPNFCFNGGVCTVVAGMGAFCRCNVQDYIWNKGTRCDWAVTEFQVLCAVVGVSSVVLILLFMIIVFFAKRLHRLKNENKRLRKRSKYRPQSSEPQTDGLSVSTTADGSQPNDDPQKQEDPAKTPQAKEEGSMNILNSHSPKHENNRPTSVVHDQGHTPNNTEENAEDGVTIGLEVLLPKEAKLHSETDPPLQYDVFLYKVANNGDSASLGQAPPTHSANSYSSSHPMPKSPKTPKTPKSLKVPKSPKSPKSPKSPKSPKHTKEHPPSNPSPLSGRHSSPCRHPSPDRHPSPSRHSAPGCYSSPTCHPSSHHSPSRYKCKPASSSPPHLRRPRGRSQAPDSERSGTGREYQSGYLRPSPSSPHLTEPPPSPSRVKCSPVSTRSLPPLS from the exons GGAGGCATTCACTGGCCAGGCGCCATCATCACCACAACCAGTCATCTGTCAACAAGGAGGCCTTGAACGCCAGGATGGTGCTCAGCGAGGACTCGGCAGAGAGGGACCACCTGATCGGAGCAGGGCTCGGGCTCGGGGCTAAACTCCCACTCAGCTCCGCCAAACATCACCGCTCTCATAAACATGCACACCTAGATGTAGTAGAGGAGGACCTACCTGTGGGAGAGGAGCTCACCGCTGGCGGGGCGGGTCCAGACCAGCCTGGGAACCCCATGTCCGACGACGTCATCACCGTGGAGTTTCACAGCCCTGCGCCGGATGTTGTGCCCTCTGATGCTGCTCTGGATTGGGCAAAAGCCCCCAAAGCCCAGAAGCAAAAAGCGGGAGAACCCACTGCATGGACGCTTTCTGACTTTTACGACTACCTGTCCCCTGATGATGACCTTTCGGCGGTAGATGCGACCGCAGAACCCGAGCCCACGCCTTCACCCCCGCCTGAAATGGAGGACGAGAATCCGCTCCTGGCTGGttcttctgctcctcctgaCACCGTGAGGCTTAACGTGGATAGCGGGCCCTCCTTACCAGCTACTCCCATGCCAGGGCCGGACAAGGGTGATGGGTTAGGCTTAGGTGGCGCCATGGGGGCCGACGGCTGCAGGCTGGGCTTTGTGCGCTCTGGACCTGGggtctgtgtgtctcagtgtgacATCGAACCCAATTTCTGCTTCAATGGAGGCGTGTGCACCGTAGTAGCGGGAATGGGAGCCTTCTGCAg GTGCAATGTGCAGGACTACATCTGGAACAAAGGCACGCGCTGTGATTGGGCCGTCACAGAGTTCCAGGTGTTGTGTGCGGTGGTGGGCGTGTCCTCCGTGGtgctcatcctcctcttcatgaTTATCGTATTCTTTGCCAAGAGGCTGCACCGCCTCAAGAATGAGAACAAGCGCCTCCGCAAACGCAG TAAGTATCGCCCACAGAGCAGCGAGCCACAGACGGACGGCCTCTCTGTTTCCACAACAGCTGATGGCTCGCAGCCAAAC GATGATCCACAGAAGCAGGAGGACCCAGCAAAGACCCCACAAGCCAAGGAAGAAGGGTCAATGAACATCCTCAACTCTCACTCCCCCAAACACGAGAACAACCGTCCAACCTCTGTGGTCCACGACCAGGGCCACACCCCTAACAACACGGAGGAAAACGCCGAG GATGGAGTCACTATTGGCCTGGAAGTGCTTCTCCCCAAAGAGGCCAAGCTCCACTCAGAGACCGACCCGCCCCTTCAGTATGACGTCTTCCTCTACAAGGTTGCCAACAATGGAGACTCCGCATCTCTCGGCCAAGCCCCACCCACTCACAGCGCCAACTCTTACTCCTCCTCTCACCCCATGCCTAAATCACCCAAAACGCCCAAGACGCCCAAGTCGCTCAAGGTGCCTAAGTCACCCAAATCACCCAAATCACCCAAATCACCCAAATCACCCAAGCACACCAAGGAACACCCACCCAGTAACCCCTCACCCTTGTCCGGGAGGCACTCCTCGCCTTGCCGTCACCCGTCACCCGATCGCCACCCATCACCCAGTCGTCACTCTGCACCAGGTTGCTATTCTTCCCCCACCTGCCATCCGTCCTCCCATCACTCTCCCTCCCGGTACAAATGCAAGCCCGCCTCCTCCAGCCCGCCTCACTTACGCAGGCCCAGAGGTCGGTCGCAAGCTCCCGACTCAGAGCGCTCTGGGACTGGGAGAGAGTACCAGAGTGGATACCTTCGTCCATCCCCGTCCTCCCCTCACCtcaccgagcctcctccatcaccatccaGGGTGAAGTGCAGCCCGGTCAGCACCCGATCTCTGCCACCACTCTCCTGA
- the LOC141754015 gene encoding uncharacterized protein LOC141754015 isoform X2: protein MARADSRLVTWQVLLIISMILIIIPLSAHGRHSLARRHHHHNQSSVNKEALNARMVLSEDSAERDHLIGAGLGLGAKLPLSSAKHHRSHKHAHLDVVEEDLPVGEELTAGGAGPDQPGNPMSDDVITVEFHSPAPDVVPSDAALDWAKAPKAQKQKAGEPTAWTLSDFYDYLSPDDDLSAVDATAEPEPTPSPPPEMEDENPLLAGSSAPPDTVRLNVDSGPSLPATPMPGPDKGDGLGLGGAMGADGCRLGFVRSGPGVCVSQCDIEPNFCFNGGVCTVVAGMGAFCRCNVQDYIWNKGTRCDWAVTEFQVLCAVVGVSSVVLILLFMIIVFFAKRLHRLKNENKRLRKRSKYRPQSSEPQTDGLSVSTTADGSQPNVRKLCDTPPIAPQAHTQNLAYYDNIICQDDPQKQEDPAKTPQAKEEGSMNILNSHSPKHENNRPTSVVHDQGHTPNNTEENAEDGVTIGLEVLLPKEAKLHSETDPPLQYDVFLYKVANNGDSASLGQAPPTHSANSYSSSHPMPKSPKTPKTPKSLKVPKSPKSPKSPKSPKSPKHTKEHPPSNPSPLSGRHSSPCRHPSPDRHPSPSRHSAPGCYSSPTCHPSSHHSPSRYKCKPASSSPPHLRRPRGRSQAPDSERSGTGREYQSGYLRPSPSSPHLTEPPPSPSRVKCSPVSTRSLPPLS from the exons GGAGGCATTCACTGGCCAGGCGCCATCATCACCACAACCAGTCATCTGTCAACAAGGAGGCCTTGAACGCCAGGATGGTGCTCAGCGAGGACTCGGCAGAGAGGGACCACCTGATCGGAGCAGGGCTCGGGCTCGGGGCTAAACTCCCACTCAGCTCCGCCAAACATCACCGCTCTCATAAACATGCACACCTAGATGTAGTAGAGGAGGACCTACCTGTGGGAGAGGAGCTCACCGCTGGCGGGGCGGGTCCAGACCAGCCTGGGAACCCCATGTCCGACGACGTCATCACCGTGGAGTTTCACAGCCCTGCGCCGGATGTTGTGCCCTCTGATGCTGCTCTGGATTGGGCAAAAGCCCCCAAAGCCCAGAAGCAAAAAGCGGGAGAACCCACTGCATGGACGCTTTCTGACTTTTACGACTACCTGTCCCCTGATGATGACCTTTCGGCGGTAGATGCGACCGCAGAACCCGAGCCCACGCCTTCACCCCCGCCTGAAATGGAGGACGAGAATCCGCTCCTGGCTGGttcttctgctcctcctgaCACCGTGAGGCTTAACGTGGATAGCGGGCCCTCCTTACCAGCTACTCCCATGCCAGGGCCGGACAAGGGTGATGGGTTAGGCTTAGGTGGCGCCATGGGGGCCGACGGCTGCAGGCTGGGCTTTGTGCGCTCTGGACCTGGggtctgtgtgtctcagtgtgacATCGAACCCAATTTCTGCTTCAATGGAGGCGTGTGCACCGTAGTAGCGGGAATGGGAGCCTTCTGCAg GTGCAATGTGCAGGACTACATCTGGAACAAAGGCACGCGCTGTGATTGGGCCGTCACAGAGTTCCAGGTGTTGTGTGCGGTGGTGGGCGTGTCCTCCGTGGtgctcatcctcctcttcatgaTTATCGTATTCTTTGCCAAGAGGCTGCACCGCCTCAAGAATGAGAACAAGCGCCTCCGCAAACGCAG TAAGTATCGCCCACAGAGCAGCGAGCCACAGACGGACGGCCTCTCTGTTTCCACAACAGCTGATGGCTCGCAGCCAAACGTAAGGAAACTCTGCGACACCCCTCCGATCGCTCCCCAAGCTCACACTCAAAACCTGGCGTATTATGACAACATTATCTGTCAG GATGATCCACAGAAGCAGGAGGACCCAGCAAAGACCCCACAAGCCAAGGAAGAAGGGTCAATGAACATCCTCAACTCTCACTCCCCCAAACACGAGAACAACCGTCCAACCTCTGTGGTCCACGACCAGGGCCACACCCCTAACAACACGGAGGAAAACGCCGAG GATGGAGTCACTATTGGCCTGGAAGTGCTTCTCCCCAAAGAGGCCAAGCTCCACTCAGAGACCGACCCGCCCCTTCAGTATGACGTCTTCCTCTACAAGGTTGCCAACAATGGAGACTCCGCATCTCTCGGCCAAGCCCCACCCACTCACAGCGCCAACTCTTACTCCTCCTCTCACCCCATGCCTAAATCACCCAAAACGCCCAAGACGCCCAAGTCGCTCAAGGTGCCTAAGTCACCCAAATCACCCAAATCACCCAAATCACCCAAATCACCCAAGCACACCAAGGAACACCCACCCAGTAACCCCTCACCCTTGTCCGGGAGGCACTCCTCGCCTTGCCGTCACCCGTCACCCGATCGCCACCCATCACCCAGTCGTCACTCTGCACCAGGTTGCTATTCTTCCCCCACCTGCCATCCGTCCTCCCATCACTCTCCCTCCCGGTACAAATGCAAGCCCGCCTCCTCCAGCCCGCCTCACTTACGCAGGCCCAGAGGTCGGTCGCAAGCTCCCGACTCAGAGCGCTCTGGGACTGGGAGAGAGTACCAGAGTGGATACCTTCGTCCATCCCCGTCCTCCCCTCACCtcaccgagcctcctccatcaccatccaGGGTGAAGTGCAGCCCGGTCAGCACCCGATCTCTGCCACCACTCTCCTGA